The Halorussus gelatinilyticus genome contains the following window.
GTGGAGTCGCGCGAGGTGGCGACCGACCGCGCGGACCAACCGCTCTCGGTCGGCCCACGAGAGTCCGTCGAGGTCCCGAATCTGGCGGCCCTCGCGGTGTTCGAGCAGGAAGTGGAAGACGCCGAGCGGACCGCCGTCCTCGGCTGTCGCCAGCACCTCCGGCACCGGCAGCGTCGTCGCGTCGGCGAGCGCCCGCAGGAGGTACGGCTCCGGCCGGAGTTCGGCGGTGGTGTTGAACGTCGCGGCCTTGAGGACCGCGACCTCGCCGCCGGCGAAGCGAATCCGGTAGATAGCGTTGATGCCCTTCGAAATCGGCGTCACGTCGGCGACGGCGCGCCCGCGGGCCTCCCGCGCGGCCCGAGCGACCGCCTCGGCGTCGGGTTCGTCCAACCGCTCGTCTCGAACCATATTCGTCCATGCCGGACGAGCGGTAAGTTTCTTCCTACGGTTTGTCACTTCGTGGCGGCGGGACCGCGAGGGACCCGACCGCCGCCGCGAAGGGGCAGGGATTAGTCGCTCGACTCCGAACCCCCGGCCATGGAGACTACCGACGCGTTCGTCGGCCTGACGTGTGTCGATTGCGAGGAGACGTTCGACGCCGAGCAGGCGACCCACCGCTGTCCCGACTGCGGCGGGATTCTCGACCCCGACTACGACTACGACGAAATCGACCTGTCGCGGGAGGACCTCGAATCCCGGCGCTTCGACTCGATGTGGCGCTACGAGGAACTCCTGCCGTTCCCGCGGAGCGCCGCCGTCTCGATGGACGAGGGCGCGACCCAACTCGTGGAGTGTCCGGACCTCGCCGACGAGATGGGCGTCGGGCGCGTCCTGTTCAAAGACGAGGGCCGGAATCCGACCGGGACGTTCAAGGACCGCGGCCAGACCGCCGCGATTACGGCGGCCGCCCAGCACGGCGCGACCGACGTGGCGCTCAACTCCGCGGGCAACGCCGGGCAGTCGGCCGCGGCCTACGCCGCTCGCGCCGACCTCCAGTCGCACGTCTTCCTGCCCTCGCGGGCCGGGTTCACCAACAAAGCGATGGTCAACGTCCACGGCGGCGACCTGACGGTCGTCGAGGGGCGCATCGGCGACGCGGGCGAGGCCTACGCCGACGCGATGGACCAACACGACGACTGGTACTCGGTCAAGACGTTCGTGACGCCCTACCGCCACGAGGGCAAGAAGACGATGCTCTACGAAGTGGTCGAGCAGAACGACTGGGAGGTGCCCGACGCCGTGGTCTACCCGACCGGCG
Protein-coding sequences here:
- a CDS encoding threonine synthase: METTDAFVGLTCVDCEETFDAEQATHRCPDCGGILDPDYDYDEIDLSREDLESRRFDSMWRYEELLPFPRSAAVSMDEGATQLVECPDLADEMGVGRVLFKDEGRNPTGTFKDRGQTAAITAAAQHGATDVALNSAGNAGQSAAAYAARADLQSHVFLPSRAGFTNKAMVNVHGGDLTVVEGRIGDAGEAYADAMDQHDDWYSVKTFVTPYRHEGKKTMLYEVVEQNDWEVPDAVVYPTGGGVGLVGMHKGAKELRDLGLTDEIPSMYAAQSSGCAPVVEAFDEGKEVHEVWETPDTICGGIEIPDPGASPMILDALRESDGGAVATSDEDILDSAVAVAQKEGLEMGATCAAAASGAWELARRGEFDDDDTVVLLNTGAGNKDDDVLRSHLMSKGV